Proteins encoded together in one Anaerotignum propionicum DSM 1682 window:
- a CDS encoding LysR family transcriptional regulator: MQFKALEYLEAIYKYKSFTKAAEALFVSQPAISAAIRKLEDDFNVKLIIRTPKKLFFTPDGETFIAKIIPILEELRSIEKDMLAKSRNRKQILRLGLSPTAPPDIVHRIYQTFLPSLAENEEVFFDEGGAYYHIQKISNGEVDVAINVIPEDISDFPVASIPLYRQEICLLLREDSELAKYDKIPIQLLNSTPITSLGASSYLPKRLEMEAAKRNIHLKVVSKHLHQTSYIEEILLGNSSGIINVDGNHMSRALYAHKALVTRPFQEPMYLEIGILYQKDGHLQPLTKRILDFIENSAKSSI; the protein is encoded by the coding sequence ATGCAATTTAAAGCGTTGGAATACTTAGAAGCAATCTATAAATATAAAAGCTTTACAAAAGCGGCTGAAGCACTCTTTGTTTCTCAGCCTGCTATTTCTGCGGCAATTCGCAAGCTTGAAGATGACTTTAATGTAAAATTAATCATTCGAACCCCAAAAAAACTGTTTTTTACCCCTGACGGAGAGACCTTTATTGCAAAAATTATACCCATTTTGGAAGAATTACGTTCCATTGAAAAGGATATGCTTGCAAAAAGCAGAAATCGAAAACAAATTCTGCGCTTAGGCCTTTCCCCAACAGCTCCCCCTGATATTGTTCATCGAATCTATCAAACTTTTCTGCCCTCGTTAGCAGAAAACGAGGAGGTTTTTTTCGATGAAGGAGGTGCTTATTATCACATTCAAAAAATTTCCAACGGAGAAGTTGATGTTGCAATTAACGTAATTCCCGAAGATATTTCAGATTTTCCTGTTGCCTCCATCCCACTATACAGGCAAGAAATATGTCTCTTGCTAAGGGAAGATAGTGAATTGGCGAAATATGATAAAATTCCCATACAACTTCTAAATTCCACTCCCATAACCAGCCTTGGTGCATCCTCTTATTTACCAAAACGATTGGAAATGGAAGCTGCAAAAAGAAACATTCATTTGAAGGTTGTTTCAAAGCATTTGCATCAAACCAGTTATATTGAAGAAATCCTTTTGGGCAATAGCTCCGGCATCATCAATGTGGATGGAAACCATATGTCCCGTGCTTTATATGCCCACAAAGCACTGGTCACAAGGCCTTTTCAGGAACCAATGTATCTGGAAATCGGTATTTTATATCAAAAGGATGGTCATCTCCAGCCACTTACCAAAAGAATTCTCGATTTCATTGAGAATTCTGCAAAATCATCAATATAA
- the tdh gene encoding L-threonine 3-dehydrogenase — protein MSQMMKCVVKERPEVGALALVERPVPTYGANDILIKVKAAAVCGTDVHIMEWNEWSQKRINPPTIIGHEFAGEVIAVGDHVTTIKIGDLVSAETHIVCNSCSLCHNGNEHVCPNTKTIGVARDGCFAEYIAIPAENAIVYDPSTPVEIVSIMEPFGVAVHAAMEFPVAGKTVLVNGCGPIGVMAIAVAKKCGAAKVFAVEINKQRSELALKMGADEVLNPMEVDVVKEIKAKTAYGAEVVIEFTGNIRAIKTAIECMAPEGKMAAAGLPDGSVDFNFSEFVYSGKVIKGIAGRLMYKTWEDAKGLIAGGLDLSPIITHTLPLEEFQEGLRLMKSGECCKAILIP, from the coding sequence ATGTCACAAATGATGAAATGTGTAGTGAAAGAACGACCAGAAGTTGGTGCATTAGCTCTTGTAGAAAGACCCGTTCCAACTTATGGTGCCAACGACATACTGATAAAAGTAAAGGCTGCAGCAGTTTGCGGTACCGATGTTCACATTATGGAATGGAACGAATGGTCCCAAAAACGCATCAATCCCCCCACTATTATTGGCCATGAGTTTGCCGGAGAAGTGATTGCAGTGGGTGATCATGTAACAACAATCAAAATCGGCGATTTGGTTTCAGCAGAAACACATATTGTTTGTAATTCCTGCTCCCTTTGCCACAATGGCAACGAGCATGTCTGCCCTAATACAAAAACCATCGGTGTAGCGAGAGACGGCTGTTTTGCAGAATATATTGCTATTCCTGCTGAAAATGCCATTGTTTATGATCCTTCTACTCCTGTGGAAATTGTCTCCATTATGGAACCCTTTGGTGTAGCAGTTCATGCCGCAATGGAATTCCCCGTTGCCGGAAAAACTGTTTTAGTGAATGGATGCGGCCCCATCGGTGTTATGGCAATCGCAGTTGCAAAAAAATGCGGTGCTGCCAAGGTGTTTGCTGTTGAAATCAACAAACAGCGTAGTGAACTGGCATTAAAAATGGGCGCTGATGAAGTCTTAAACCCCATGGAAGTTGATGTGGTAAAAGAGATTAAAGCAAAAACTGCTTATGGTGCAGAGGTTGTAATCGAGTTTACAGGAAACATCAGAGCAATCAAAACAGCCATTGAGTGCATGGCTCCCGAAGGTAAAATGGCAGCGGCAGGTCTACCTGACGGTTCCGTTGATTTTAACTTTTCCGAATTTGTTTACAGCGGAAAAGTGATTAAGGGCATTGCCGGAAGACTGATGTATAAAACTTGGGAAGATGCAAAGGGCTTAATTGCTGGAGGTTTAGATCTCTCCCCTATTATCACCCACACATTGCCATTGGAAGAATTCCAAGAAGGCTTACGTTTAATGAAAAGCGGAGAATGCTGTAAAGCAATTTTAATTCCGTAA